The following are encoded together in the Patescibacteria group bacterium genome:
- the scpB gene encoding SMC-Scp complex subunit ScpB: MSLKSSLEAILFVSDRPLSKKELAKITKKPLEEIEAAIDELMKEYQSEERGIIILNKEDKFQLATNPSVSELVKKFLDYEMKEEITPAALETLAIIAYRGPITKEELDQIRGVNCSIILRHLMVKGLIDELKENEKILYNISFDFLKHLGLRSQKELPDYEKFHHLEIRISDLNQ, from the coding sequence ATGAGTCTTAAATCAAGTCTTGAGGCCATTCTCTTTGTCTCTGATCGACCTCTTTCTAAAAAAGAACTGGCGAAGATAACAAAAAAACCATTAGAGGAAATTGAGGCGGCTATTGATGAATTAATGAAAGAATATCAGTCGGAGGAAAGAGGCATTATTATTCTAAATAAAGAAGACAAGTTTCAACTTGCCACTAATCCTAGTGTTAGCGAACTGGTAAAAAAATTTTTAGATTATGAAATGAAAGAAGAAATTACTCCTGCCGCTCTAGAAACTCTGGCGATTATTGCTTATCGTGGTCCAATTACCAAAGAAGAACTCGATCAAATAAGAGGCGTGAATTGTTCCATTATTTTGAGACATTTAATGGTTAAAGGCTTAATTGATGAATTGAAGGAAAACGAAAAAATACTCTATAATATTAGTTTTGATTTTCTAAAACATCTCGGTTTAAGAAGTCAAAAAGAATTACCTGATTATGAAAAATTTCATCATTTAGAAATTAGAATTTCTGATTTGAATCAATGA
- the tpiA gene encoding triose-phosphate isomerase translates to MKNKIFIANWKMSISLTETENLTKEILAALKKIKNLGNLEIVLCPSFTALPKVGELIKKTEMPICLGAQDVFWEERGAYTGEISVLMLKELGVKYIIVGHSERRNYLKEDDEMIHKKVKVILNHGLIPILCVGEKFEERQIGQKDFVIIQQVSAALDGIHFDEKNQIVIAYEPVWVIGSGQAVEPTEAEYTHRVIKQRLIDFLPIDFIENNVRIIYGGSVEQNNVSDFLEQENVDGVLVGGASLKTDEFLSMIKKFSINH, encoded by the coding sequence ATGAAAAATAAAATATTCATTGCTAACTGGAAAATGTCTATTAGTCTAACAGAAACAGAAAATCTAACTAAAGAAATTTTAGCTGCTCTAAAAAAAATAAAAAATCTTGGCAACCTTGAAATAGTTCTCTGTCCATCATTTACTGCTTTACCAAAGGTGGGAGAACTAATAAAAAAAACAGAAATGCCAATTTGTCTTGGTGCCCAGGATGTTTTTTGGGAAGAGAGGGGTGCTTATACTGGCGAAATTTCCGTTTTAATGCTTAAAGAATTAGGTGTTAAGTATATCATTGTTGGTCATTCTGAAAGACGAAATTATCTTAAAGAAGATGACGAAATGATTCACAAAAAAGTAAAAGTTATTTTAAATCATGGTTTAATACCAATTCTTTGCGTTGGCGAGAAGTTTGAAGAGAGACAAATTGGACAGAAAGACTTTGTCATTATTCAACAAGTTTCAGCTGCTTTAGATGGCATTCATTTCGATGAAAAAAATCAAATCGTTATTGCCTATGAACCGGTTTGGGTGATTGGTTCTGGTCAGGCGGTAGAGCCAACCGAAGCCGAATACACGCATCGAGTAATAAAACAAAGATTAATTGATTTTTTACCAATTGATTTTATTGAGAACAATGTCAGAATAATTTACGGCGGAAGTGTTGAACAAAATAATGTCAGTGATTTTCTGGAGCAGGAAAATGTCGATGGTGTGTTAGTCGGTGGCGCCTCTTTGAAAACAGATGAATTCTTGTCGATGATTAAAAAATTTTCGATTAATCATTGA
- a CDS encoding small multi-drug export protein, translating into MSPQIQTILLSTLPINELRGTIPFAISVLRLSPLEAFTFSVIGNLLPIFFLLWFLPNLSQFLMKNFKIFHQFFSWLFLRTRNRFYKKYQKFGDLALVVFVAIPLPMTGAWTGAIASFLFGIPYLKSLFLIFVGILIAGLIVTFISTGFFTFIKII; encoded by the coding sequence ATGAGTCCACAAATTCAAACTATTCTTTTATCTACTCTACCAATCAATGAATTACGGGGAACCATTCCTTTTGCCATCTCGGTGCTCCGTCTTTCTCCTTTAGAAGCATTTACTTTTTCTGTCATTGGCAACCTTTTACCAATTTTTTTCCTTTTGTGGTTTTTGCCAAACCTATCTCAATTTTTAATGAAAAATTTTAAAATTTTTCATCAATTCTTCTCCTGGCTTTTTTTAAGAACTAGAAACAGGTTTTACAAAAAATATCAAAAATTCGGCGACCTAGCCTTGGTTGTTTTTGTTGCCATTCCCTTACCTATGACTGGCGCCTGGACTGGTGCCATTGCCAGTTTTCTCTTTGGTATTCCATATCTTAAATCACTTTTTCTAATTTTTGTCGGAATTTTAATTGCTGGCTTAATTGTTACATTTATAAGTACCGGATTTTTTACTTTCATTAAGATAATATAG